Proteins from one Oncorhynchus masou masou isolate Uvic2021 chromosome 12, UVic_Omas_1.1, whole genome shotgun sequence genomic window:
- the hinfp gene encoding histone H4 transcription factor isoform X1, with translation MPPASKRARKEDSLLELACEWGSCQESFDRMQEFCEHVEGHLKALDIEDGGNYSFEEHSCLWKDCGFCSVESAEEFKRHVYFHCYHTKLKQWGQGVLKAQPSIGTCTIGLHNRNIVPDITDNFICQWEQCEQPSLANPEWFYRHVEMHSMCMDVPSADKELLVRCGWKDCEATFKGRFKLREHLRSHTGEKVVACPICGGMFANNTKFFDHIRRQTTIEGQRFQCSHCSKRFATERLLRDHMRNHVNHYKCPLCDMTCPSPSSLRNHIKFRHSNEKPYSCEYCEYSCKNLIDLRKHLDTHSTEPAYRCDFTNCDYTTRSLHSIKNHYKKVHEGDFVARYKCHVCEQCFTRGNNLTAHLRKKHQFKWPPGHPRFRYREHEDGFMRLQLIRYESVELTEQLMRERPEGHEGEGEDAARTDILGPGEDARVVAHSTEVQVELRGVLLEGEQEEGVFYDLTGGDSSQAGEDTVILQLQDTAQQLGMQVV, from the exons ATGCCTCCTGCAAGCAAACGGGCGAGAAAAGAGGACTCACTGCTGGAGTTGGCGTGTGAGTGGGGGTCCTGCCAAGAGTCGTTCGATCGGATGCAGGAGTTCTGCGAGCATGTGGAGGGTCACCTCAAGGCGCTGGACATAGAGGACGGGGGAAATTACTCATTTG AGGAGCACAGCTGTCTATGGAAAGATTGTGGGTTCTGCTCTGTGGAGAGTGCCGAGGAGTTTAAGCGCCACGTCTATTTCCACTGTTACCACACCAAGCTGAAGCAGTGGGGCCAGGGGGTACTCAAGGCCCAGCCCAGCATCGGCACCTGCACCATTGGCCTCCACAACCGCAACATCGTGCCTGACATAACAGACAACTTCATCTGCCAGTGGGAGCAATGTGAG CAACCCTCCCTTGCCAACCCAGAGTGGTTCTACCGCCATGTGGAGATGCACAGTATGTGTATGGATGTACCCTCTGCTGATAAGGAGCTCTTGGTGCGCTGTGGCTGGAAGG ACTGCGAGGCTACATTTAAAGGGCGTTTTAAGCTGCGGGAGCACCTGCGGAGCCACACTGGGGAGAAGGTGGTGGCCTGCCCAATCTGTGGAGGGATGTTTGCCAACAACACCAAGTTCTTTGACCACATCAGACGGCAGACCACCATCGAGG GTCAGAGGTTCCAGTGCTCCCACTGCTCCAAACGCTTTGCAACAGAGAGACTACTGAGGGACCACATGAGGAATCATG TAAATCACTACAAGTGTCCATTGTGTGACATGACCTGCCCATCCCCCTCATCACTGCGGAACCACATAAAGTTCCGCCATAGCAACGAGAAGCCTTACAGCTGTGAATACTGCGAGTACAG CTGTAAGAACCTGATCGACCTTCGTAAACACCTGGACACCCACAGCACTGAGCCGGCCTACCGCTGTGACTTCACCAACTGTGACTACACCACACGCTCACTGCACTCCATCAAGAACCACTACAAGAAGGTACATGAG GGAGATTTTGTGGCTCGCTACAAGTGTCATGTCTGTGAGCAGTGCTTCACTAGGGGAAACAACCTCACTGCCCACCTCCGCAAGAAGCACCAGTTCAAATGGCCCCCTGGACACCCCCGATTCAG GTATAGGGAGCATGAGGATGGCTTCATGCGTCTGCAGCTGATCCGCTATGAGAGTGTGGAGCTGACCGAGcaactgatgagagagagaccagagggccacgagggggagggggaggatgctGCCCGGACAGATATCCTGGGGCCTGGGGAGGATGCCAGGGTAGTAGCTCACTCCACGGAGGTACAGGTGGAGCTGAGAGGGGTGCTGTTGGAGGGGGAGCAGGAGGAGGGTGTGTTCTATGATTTGACTGGGGGGGACTCGTCTCAGGCAGGGGAGGACACTGTGATCCTGCAGCTACAGGACACTGCTCAGCAGCTGGGCATGCAGGTGGTATAA
- the hinfp gene encoding histone H4 transcription factor isoform X2, producing MPPASKRARKEDSLLELACEWGSCQESFDRMQEFCEHVEGHLKALDIEDGGNYSFEEHSCLWKDCGFCSVESAEEFKRHVYFHCYHTKLKQWGQGVLKAQPSIGTCTIGLHNRNIVPDITDNFICQWEQCEQPSLANPEWFYRHVEMHSMCMDVPSADKELLVRCGWKDCEATFKGRFKLREHLRSHTGEKVVACPICGGMFANNTKFFDHIRRQTTIEGQRFQCSHCSKRFATERLLRDHMRNHVNHYKCPLCDMTCPSPSSLRNHIKFRHSNEKPYSCEYCEYSCKNLIDLRKHLDTHSTEPAYRCDFTNCDYTTRSLHSIKNHYKKGDFVARYKCHVCEQCFTRGNNLTAHLRKKHQFKWPPGHPRFRYREHEDGFMRLQLIRYESVELTEQLMRERPEGHEGEGEDAARTDILGPGEDARVVAHSTEVQVELRGVLLEGEQEEGVFYDLTGGDSSQAGEDTVILQLQDTAQQLGMQVV from the exons ATGCCTCCTGCAAGCAAACGGGCGAGAAAAGAGGACTCACTGCTGGAGTTGGCGTGTGAGTGGGGGTCCTGCCAAGAGTCGTTCGATCGGATGCAGGAGTTCTGCGAGCATGTGGAGGGTCACCTCAAGGCGCTGGACATAGAGGACGGGGGAAATTACTCATTTG AGGAGCACAGCTGTCTATGGAAAGATTGTGGGTTCTGCTCTGTGGAGAGTGCCGAGGAGTTTAAGCGCCACGTCTATTTCCACTGTTACCACACCAAGCTGAAGCAGTGGGGCCAGGGGGTACTCAAGGCCCAGCCCAGCATCGGCACCTGCACCATTGGCCTCCACAACCGCAACATCGTGCCTGACATAACAGACAACTTCATCTGCCAGTGGGAGCAATGTGAG CAACCCTCCCTTGCCAACCCAGAGTGGTTCTACCGCCATGTGGAGATGCACAGTATGTGTATGGATGTACCCTCTGCTGATAAGGAGCTCTTGGTGCGCTGTGGCTGGAAGG ACTGCGAGGCTACATTTAAAGGGCGTTTTAAGCTGCGGGAGCACCTGCGGAGCCACACTGGGGAGAAGGTGGTGGCCTGCCCAATCTGTGGAGGGATGTTTGCCAACAACACCAAGTTCTTTGACCACATCAGACGGCAGACCACCATCGAGG GTCAGAGGTTCCAGTGCTCCCACTGCTCCAAACGCTTTGCAACAGAGAGACTACTGAGGGACCACATGAGGAATCATG TAAATCACTACAAGTGTCCATTGTGTGACATGACCTGCCCATCCCCCTCATCACTGCGGAACCACATAAAGTTCCGCCATAGCAACGAGAAGCCTTACAGCTGTGAATACTGCGAGTACAG CTGTAAGAACCTGATCGACCTTCGTAAACACCTGGACACCCACAGCACTGAGCCGGCCTACCGCTGTGACTTCACCAACTGTGACTACACCACACGCTCACTGCACTCCATCAAGAACCACTACAAGAAG GGAGATTTTGTGGCTCGCTACAAGTGTCATGTCTGTGAGCAGTGCTTCACTAGGGGAAACAACCTCACTGCCCACCTCCGCAAGAAGCACCAGTTCAAATGGCCCCCTGGACACCCCCGATTCAG GTATAGGGAGCATGAGGATGGCTTCATGCGTCTGCAGCTGATCCGCTATGAGAGTGTGGAGCTGACCGAGcaactgatgagagagagaccagagggccacgagggggagggggaggatgctGCCCGGACAGATATCCTGGGGCCTGGGGAGGATGCCAGGGTAGTAGCTCACTCCACGGAGGTACAGGTGGAGCTGAGAGGGGTGCTGTTGGAGGGGGAGCAGGAGGAGGGTGTGTTCTATGATTTGACTGGGGGGGACTCGTCTCAGGCAGGGGAGGACACTGTGATCCTGCAGCTACAGGACACTGCTCAGCAGCTGGGCATGCAGGTGGTATAA
- the si:ch211-117m20.4 gene encoding uncharacterized protein si:ch211-117m20.4 yields the protein MRLYSLLLLLLGSSHGVFTQLPVLMEEEGSGVTEVTPEPEPVDDTYWSGTAPICMGGCKGRHQELKKDRCGDSDCCWFGYKSLCRVFVLFALVL from the exons ATGAGACTGTACTCACTGCTGCTTCTGCTCCTGGGGTCCTCACACGGGGTATTCACACAGCTGCCTGTGTTAATGGAGGAGGAAGGTAGCG GTGTGACAGAGGTGACTCCAGAGCCAGAACCTGTGGATGACACCTACTGGTCAGGCACAGCCCCCATCTGTATGGGAGGTTGTAAGGGGAGACACCAGGAACTGAAGAAGGATCGCTGTGGGGACTCTGACTGCTGCTGGTTTGGCTATAAATCCCTCTGCAGAG